A region from the Silene latifolia isolate original U9 population chromosome 7, ASM4854445v1, whole genome shotgun sequence genome encodes:
- the LOC141589816 gene encoding uncharacterized protein LOC141589816 translates to MTPLLLRNALKVKEKLCKYGISSDALCCICNSAQETVGHLFQLCNYTREVMKDVCVWLCIPPPCGNGIIWVGKRNWTPMKKNICLCAIMAVYYLVWQQRNQARIEGFLHRPSVVVQQVKCSIRHKVQKCNGISNPSDKSWIACL, encoded by the coding sequence ATGACTCCACTGCTACTTAGGAATGCTCTCAAGGTGAAGGAGAAACTCTGTAAGTATGGCATCTCCTCTGATGCGTTATGTTGTATCTGCAACTCTGCACAGGAAACTGTTGGCCATTTATTTCAGTTGTGCAACTATACTAGGGAGGTGATGAAAGATGTTTGTGTCTGGTTATGTATACCTCCTCCTTGTGGCAATGGTATCATCTGGGTTGGTAAAAGGAACTGGACCCCAATGAAAAAGAACATTTGCTTGTGTGCTATAATGGCTGTCTACTATTTGGTTTGGCAGCAACGGAATCAAGCCAGAATAGAAGGTTTCCTGCATAGGCCGTCTGTGGTAGTGCAGCAAGTTAAGTGTAGTATCAGGCACAAGGTGCAAAAGTGTAATGGAATTAGTAATCCTAGTGACAAAAGTTGGATTGCCTGCTTGTAG